Within Desulfobacter sp., the genomic segment AGATTATATATCCCATAATCGTGCTCGGATAGTGCTCTAACAAGAAGAACTGTTACGGCCATGCCTCCTACTTGAGCCAGGAGTCGGAAGACTACTGTAAACTTGGTTGCGGACACACTTTTCTTGAACAATGATTGGTTGGAAGGATTCATCAACTGTGGATTATGCATAAGGAATTTTAAGTGATTGAGTTAAGGGGCTTTGGGGAGGTTCTATAATTCTTTCTTCAATCTCAAACTATAGCCAAAATTAGAACCCTGTTTTTGCGAATTTTCAAAGTATTTTCTTTTTAAATCCAATTTCCATTGTAGCCAGGGGATGAAGAGTCTTCAATGATTATTACTTCGAAACCAGTCATATGTTAATTTAATTCCTTTTTTTAAAGGGGTGCAATACTCCCAACCCAAAGATTTTAGTATTGATATATCTAAAATCTTTCTGAACGTCCCATCGGGTTTGCCTTCATCCCAGACAAGGCGCCCTTCATAACCTATCTGATTTTTAATCATTTGGGCAAGTTCCTTAATGGTACAGTCAATGCCAGTGCCCACATTGAAAAAACAGAGAGTTTGGTTAACTATCAAAGCCATACCCCAATCATCTTCCGTCATGGAAATTATATAAGTGCTCGCATCCGCCATGTCATCAACATGCAGAAATTCCCTGCGTGGATTACCAGTCCCCCAAACAACCACCTCTGGTGCACCTGCCATTTTGGCCTCATGGAATTTCCGAATCAGGGCAGGTAGTACATGGGAAGTTTCAAGGTCGAAATTGTCATTGGGGCCATAGAGGTTGGTGGGCATGATTGCCATAAATCTTGTGCCGTATTGCCGGTTGTAGGCTTCGCACATTTTGATGCCGGCTATTTTAGCAATGGCATAGGGTTCGTTGGTGGGTTCCAGCGGGCCTGTGAGCAGATATTCCTCTTTAATGGGCTGGGGGGCGTCTTTGGGGTAGACGCAGGAGGAACCCAGAAAGAGGAGTCTTGCCGCTTTGTGGACATAGGCCGCATGGATGACATTGGTCTGAATAGCCAGATTCTCGTAGATAAACTGGGCCGGGTAGGTGTTGTTGGCATGGATGCCGCCGACCCTGGCTGCCGCAAGAAAGACATACGCTGGCGTCTCAGTCTTGAATAGGCTGTCTACTTCAGCCTGCCTCGTGAGGTCAGCCTGGATGTGGTTAATCGGCATATCCTTCTGCTCATCAAGGATTGAAGAGTGGTAGGTGCCGATAAGGTTGGTATACCCTTTTTTTACTAGGTTGCGGATAATGGCGGAACCCACCATGCCGGAGGCGCCTGCGATGAGGATTTTATCTGTCTTATTCATTGGGCGTATTTACCTTAAATCCGGCCCGCTGGCAGAGTTCATCTCGTTTTGCCTCATCAAGATCGGTCCGGGTCATTTCACGAACCAATTCCTTAAAACTGATTTTTGGTTCCCAGCCAAGGTTCTGCTTGGCCTTGGATGGGTCTCCCAGGAGGGTGTCCACCTCTGTGGGGCGGAAATATCTGGGGTCTACAGCAACGATGGTCTTACCGTTGGCCGGGTTGATGCCCTTTTCATCAATGCCTTTCCCCTGCCACTCGACGGCCATGCCCAGTTCTTTGGCAGAGAGTTCCACAAATTCCCGGACCGAATGCTGCTCGCCCGTGGCGATGACATAGTCTTCCGGAATTTTCTGCTGGAGCATGAGCCACTGCATCTCCACATAGTCTTTGGCATGACCCCAGTCCCTCAGTGCATTCATGTTGCCAAGATAGAGGCAGTCCTGCATGCCCAGATGGATTCGGCAGAGCGCCCGGGTGATTTTCCGGGTGACAAAGGTTTCCCCACGGATAGGGGATTCATGGTTAAACAGGATGCCGTTGCAGGCGTAGATATTATAAGCTTCCCTGTAGTTGACCGTAATCCAGTAGGCGTAAAGTTTGGCGCAGGCATAGGGGGACCTGGGGTAAAACGGTGTATTTTCAGTCTGGGGGATTTCCTGTGCCTTGCCGTAGAGTTCCGAAGTGGAGGCCTGGTAAAATCGTGTTTTATTTTCCAGACCCAGGAGCCGGATGCCTTCCAGAAGGCGCATGGCGCCCAGGGCATCTGTATCTGCGGTGTATTCCGGGGATTCAAAGGAAACCTGAACATGGCTTTGGGCCGCCAGGTTGTAGACCTCGTCCGGCTGAACCTGCTGAAGAATACGAATGAGGTTGGTGGCATCGGTGAGGTCTCCGTAGTGGAGGATCAGTTTTCGGTTGTCTGTGTGGGGGTCCTCGTAGAGGTGGTCGATGCGGTCTGTATTAAAAAGGGAGGCACGGCGCTTGATGCCGTGAACTTCGTAGCCTTTTTCAAGAAGGAACTGCGCCAGGTAAGCACCGTCCTGGCCAGTAATACCGGTGATGAGTGCTTTTTTCATTTTTGTCTTCTCAGCATGAGGTAATTTTATTTGATCAACGTTTCCCACCAATCTTCATGGTTTAGATACCATTGAACAGTTTTACGAATGCCGGCATCGAAGGATGTCTTTGGGCTATAACCGAGATCAGTAGTAATTTTGGACGCATTGATGGCATAGCGGCGATCATGGCCGGCCCGGTCCGTGACGTGGGCAATCAGGGTCGAAGAACTGGTGCTGTTGGCCGGGGGGGCCTGTGGGAATCTTTGCTTTAGTTCAGGGGCTTCGGCAAAAGTGTCGTCCATGATAGTGCAGACCAGATGGACGATGTCCAGGTTGAACTGTTCGTTGTTTCCGCCGATGTTGTATGTTTCCCCGACTTTGCCCCGGTTGAGGATCAGGTCCACGCCCAGGTTGTGGTCATCCACGTAAAGCCAGTCCCGGATCTGCCGGCCGTCACCGTAGACCGGAATGGGCCGGTTGTTGAAGATATTGGTGATCATCAGGGGAATTAGCTTTTCCGGGAACTGGAAGGGGCCGTAGTTGTTGGAACAGTTGGAGGTGGTCACTTCCAGGCCGTAGGTTTCGTGGTAGGCCCGGACCAGGTGGTCCGAGGCGGCTTTGCTGGCTGCATAGGGAGAATTGGGGGCATAGGGAGTGGTCTCCGAGAATGCCGGATCCGACGGCGACAAGGTGCCGTAGACTTCATCCGTGGACACATGGTGGAACCTGTGGGGTTTTACGCTTTTGTCCAGCCAGATTTTTTTTGCGGCCTTGAGGAGGCTGTGAGTACCGACCACATTGGTGTCGATGAAGGCGTCTGGGCCGGAAATTGAACGGTCCACATGGGACTCTGCGGCAAAATGGACGATGGTGTCGATAGCGTGGCTTTCCAGGAGGCGTTCCACCAGGGCCTGGTCATTTATGTTACCGTGGACGAATTCGCAGTTGGGATTTTTTTCTGCCTTTGCCAGGCTT encodes:
- the rfbB gene encoding dTDP-glucose 4,6-dehydratase, producing MKTLLVTGGAGFIGTNFVYYWLNNYPEDRVIVLDALTYAGNRESLAKAEKNPNCEFVHGNINDQALVERLLESHAIDTIVHFAAESHVDRSISGPDAFIDTNVVGTHSLLKAAKKIWLDKSVKPHRFHHVSTDEVYGTLSPSDPAFSETTPYAPNSPYAASKAASDHLVRAYHETYGLEVTTSNCSNNYGPFQFPEKLIPLMITNIFNNRPIPVYGDGRQIRDWLYVDDHNLGVDLILNRGKVGETYNIGGNNEQFNLDIVHLVCTIMDDTFAEAPELKQRFPQAPPANSTSSSTLIAHVTDRAGHDRRYAINASKITTDLGYSPKTSFDAGIRKTVQWYLNHEDWWETLIK
- a CDS encoding GDP-L-fucose synthase; its protein translation is MNKTDKILIAGASGMVGSAIIRNLVKKGYTNLIGTYHSSILDEQKDMPINHIQADLTRQAEVDSLFKTETPAYVFLAAARVGGIHANNTYPAQFIYENLAIQTNVIHAAYVHKAARLLFLGSSCVYPKDAPQPIKEEYLLTGPLEPTNEPYAIAKIAGIKMCEAYNRQYGTRFMAIMPTNLYGPNDNFDLETSHVLPALIRKFHEAKMAGAPEVVVWGTGNPRREFLHVDDMADASTYIISMTEDDWGMALIVNQTLCFFNVGTGIDCTIKELAQMIKNQIGYEGRLVWDEGKPDGTFRKILDISILKSLGWEYCTPLKKGIKLTYDWFRSNNH
- the gmd gene encoding GDP-mannose 4,6-dehydratase, which produces MKKALITGITGQDGAYLAQFLLEKGYEVHGIKRRASLFNTDRIDHLYEDPHTDNRKLILHYGDLTDATNLIRILQQVQPDEVYNLAAQSHVQVSFESPEYTADTDALGAMRLLEGIRLLGLENKTRFYQASTSELYGKAQEIPQTENTPFYPRSPYACAKLYAYWITVNYREAYNIYACNGILFNHESPIRGETFVTRKITRALCRIHLGMQDCLYLGNMNALRDWGHAKDYVEMQWLMLQQKIPEDYVIATGEQHSVREFVELSAKELGMAVEWQGKGIDEKGINPANGKTIVAVDPRYFRPTEVDTLLGDPSKAKQNLGWEPKISFKELVREMTRTDLDEAKRDELCQRAGFKVNTPNE